The Neofelis nebulosa isolate mNeoNeb1 chromosome X, mNeoNeb1.pri, whole genome shotgun sequence genome has a segment encoding these proteins:
- the PWWP4 gene encoding PWWP domain-containing DNA repair factor 4, translating to MAAEYILCNWKGHIWPAKVLSRSGISPKYMRKRALSLEVQILSVGKKIKVKSTDIKILNESQIESITSLLVAQSKASVPPGQKVAYRNALTVALEILNKRANFGPARASDGLETTTPSQRGPQKQAHKKYQKPKGTLLRSLRKRKNLKSLLVCSQNKNAPDSGRSQAHTTITHTLRERRAKSSRSCSMCSKFPSLSEDDHKTGGRPHAHTMVTRTLRERRAKASRSCSVCSKFSSLSEHDHKTGGQPHAHATVTRTLRERRAESSRSCSVCSKFPSLSEDVHKTGGRPHAHTTVTRTLRERRAESSRSCRVSSKFSSLSEDDHKTGGRPHVHTMVTRTLRERRAKFSRSCSGSSRFSSLSEDVHKTGGRPHVHTTVTRTLRERRAESSRSCRVSSKFSSLPEDDHKTGGRPHAHTTVTRTLRERRAKSSRSCSVSSKFSSLLEDDHKTGGRPQAHTMVTRTLRERRAKSSRSCSMCSKFPSLSEDDHKTGGRPHAHTMVTRTLRERRAKASRSCSVCSKFSSLSEHDHKTGGQPHAHATVTRTLRERRAESSRSCSVCSKFPSLSEDVHKTGGRPHAHTTVTRTLRERRAESSRSCRVSSKFSSLSEDDHKTGGRPHAHTMVTRTLRERRAKFSRSCSGSSRFSSLSEDVHKTGGRPHAHTMVTRTLRERRAESSRSCSVSSKFSSLLEDDHKTGGRPQAHTMVTRTLRERRAKSSRSCSVSSKFSSLLEDDHKTGGRPHAHTTVTRTLRERRAEPSRSCSVSSKFSSLPEDDHKTEGRPHAHTTVMRTLRERRAKSSQSCSVSSKFSSLLEDVHKTGGRPHTHTTVTRTLKERRAKSSRSGSVSSKFPSLSEDDHKTGGKGNRDTSRGMSLHRTVKEKGTSAKDGGVLPPLSPSFNLTLPKAHKEGAHDTYPRTLAVSSESSAFSGNVEDHGEVAWKPGLEGAAASSSAPNQRRCYSLGLANRKRKLQVTEFEKGLQELQPSVNSKAINPTTTIKKNANKEMGQVASMGFPQEPCPIEGGMMVWFKFQNHPFWPAVVKSVSQTEQTARVLLVEANMHCEMSGIRVPLRRLKHLDCKEKEKLIKRARKLYEQSVNWCFSLIAHYRERLRRGSFAGSFLDYYAADISYPIRKAIQDRDLEIDFPKVNYADLEDSEEETSLDGKKPCKKILPDRMKAARDRANQKLVDFIVKTKGADHHLLDIVQGRKQSRWLVSFRNSSRYVICVETYLEDEDQLDVVVTHLQEIYKQIDKKTLNLVRDDKVSFVLEVLLPEAIICSIAALDGLDYKEAEKKYLQGPPVHYREKELFDKNILKKIRKR from the coding sequence ATGGCTGCTGAGTATATCCTATGCAATTGGAAAGGCCACATTTGGCCAGCAAAGGTTTTGTCCAGATCTGGGATCTCAccaaaatatatgaggaaaaGAGCACTTTCTCTAGAAGTTCAAATACTCTCAgtaggtaaaaaaattaaagtgaaaagcACAGACATAAAGATCCTAAATGAGTCTCAAATTGAATCCATTACCTCCTTGCTAGTGGCCCAGTCAAAGGCCAGTGTTCCACCAGGACAGAAAGTGGCCTACAGAAATGCTCTTACAGTGGCACTGGAGATCCTGAATAAGAGAGCAAATTTCGGTCCAGCAAGAGCATCAGATGGTCTAGAGACCACTACACCATCTCAAAGGGGACCACAAAAGCAAGCTCATAAAAAGTACCAGAAGCCTAAAGGTACCTTACTGAGGagtcttaggaaaagaaaaaacctcaaATCGCTGCTGGTGTGTTCACAGAATAAAAACGCCCCAGACAGTGGCCGATCACAGGCGCACACAACCATCACGCATACTCTAAGGGAAAGGCGAGCAAAGTCCTCACGAAGCTGCAGCATGTGCTCAAAGTTCCCATCACTTTCGGAAGATGATCATAAGACAGGAGGCCgaccacacgcacacacaatggTCACACGTACTCTAAGGGAAAGGCGAGCAAAGGCCTCGCGAAGCTGCAGCGTGTGCTCCAAGTTCTCATCACTTTCAGAACATGATCATAAAACAGGAGGTCAACCACACGCACACGCAACAGTCACGCGTACTCTAAGGGAAAGGCGAGCAGAGTCCTCGCGAAGCTGCAGCGTGTGCTCAAAGTTCCCATCACTTTCAGAAGATGTTCATAAGACAGGAGGCCGACCACACGCGCACACAACGGTCACGCGTACTCTAAGGGAAAGGCGAGCAGAGTCCTCGCGAAGCTGCCGCGTGTCCTCAAAGTTCTCATCACTTTCGGAAGATGATCATAAGACAGGAGGCCGACCACACGTGCACACAATGGTCACGCGTACTCTAAGGGAAAGGCGAGCAAAGTTCTCGCGAAGCTGCAGTGGGTCCTCAAGGTTCTCATCACTTTCGGAAGATGTTCATAAGACAGGAGGCAGACCACACGTGCACACAACGGTCACGCGTACTCTGAGGGAAAGGCGAGCAGAGTCCTCGCGAAGCTGCCGCGTGTCCTCAAAGTTCTCATCACTTCCGGAAGATGATCATAAGACAGGAGGTCGACCACACGCGCACACAACGGTCACACGTACTCTAAGGGAAAGACGAGCAAAGTCCTCGCGAAGCTGCAGCGTGTCCTCAAAGTTCTCATCACTTCTGGAAGATGATCATAAGACAGGAGGCCGACCACAAGCACACACAATGGTCACGCGTACTCTAAGGGAAAGGCGAGCAAAGTCCTCACGAAGCTGCAGCATGTGCTCAAAGTTCCCATCACTTTCGGAAGATGATCATAAGACAGGAGGCCgaccacacgcacacacaatggTCACACGTACTCTAAGGGAAAGGCGAGCAAAGGCCTCGCGAAGCTGCAGCGTGTGCTCCAAGTTCTCATCACTTTCAGAACATGATCATAAAACAGGAGGTCAACCACACGCACACGCAACAGTCACGCGTACTCTAAGGGAAAGGCGAGCAGAGTCCTCGCGAAGCTGCAGCGTGTGCTCAAAGTTCCCATCACTTTCAGAAGATGTTCATAAGACAGGAGGCCGACCACACGCGCACACAACGGTCACGCGTACTCTAAGGGAAAGGCGAGCAGAGTCCTCGCGAAGCTGCCGCGTGTCCTCAAAGTTCTCATCACTTTCGGAAGATGATCATAAGACAGGAGGCCGACCACACGCGCACACAATGGTCACGCGTACTCTAAGGGAAAGGCGAGCAAAGTTCTCGCGAAGCTGCAGTGGGTCCTCAAGGTTCTCATCACTTTCGGAAGATGTTCATAAGACAGGAGGCCGACCACACGCGCACACAATGGTCACGCGTACTCTGAGGGAAAGGCGAGCAGAGTCCTCGCGAAGCTGCAGCGTGTCCTCAAAGTTCTCATCACTTCTGGAAGATGATCATAAGACGGGAGGCCGACCACAAGCACACACAATGGTCACGCGTACTCTAAGGGAAAGGCGAGCAAAGTCCTCACGAAGCTGCAGCGTGTCCTCAAAGTTCTCATCACTTCTGGAAGATGATCATAAGACAGGAGGCCgaccacacgcacacacaacagTCACACGTACTCTCAGGGAAAGGCGAGCAGAGCCCTCGCGAAGCTGCAGCGTGTCCTCAAAGTTCTCATCACTTCCGGAAGATGATCATAAGACAGAAGGTCgaccacatgcacacacaacggTCATGCGTACTCTAAGGGAAAGGCGAGCAAAGTCTTCACAAAGCTGCAGCGTGTCCTCAAAGTTCTCATCACTTTTGGAAGATGTTCATAAGACAGGAGGccgaccacacacacacacaacggtcACGCGTACTCTAAAGGAAAGGCGAGCAAAGTCCTCGCGAAGCGGCAGTGTGTCCTCAAAGTTCCCATCACTTTCAGAAGATGATCATAAGACAGGAGGCAAAGGAAATAGGGACACCTCAAGAGGTATGTCTTTGCATCGCACAGTCAAAGAGAAGGGTACAAGTGCTAAAGATGGAGGCGTCCTTCCACCTTTGTCACCAAGCTTCAACCTCACTTTGCCCAAAGCTCACAAAGAAGGGGCACATGACACCTACCCAAGGACCCTGGCTGTCTCCTCTGAAAGCTCTGCCTTCTCGGGGAATGTTGAGGACCATGGAGAGGTTGCCTGGAAGCCAGGCTTGGAAGGTGCAGCAGCATCCTCCAGTGCCCCTAACCAGAGGCGGTGTTATTCACTCGGTCTGGCAAATAGAAAAAGGAAGCTGCAGGTGACAGAGTTTGAGAAAGGGCTGCAAGAACTTCAACCTTCAGTCAACTCAAAGGCTATTAACCCCACCACCACTATTAAAAAGAATGCCAACAAAGAAATGGGACAAGTGGCAAGCATGGGTTTTCCACAAGAGCCTTGTCCCATTGAAGGAGGAATGATGGTCTGGTTTAAATTTCAGAATCACCCATTTTGGCCTGCAGTAGTAAAGAGTGTCAGCCAAACAGAGCAGACTGCAAGGGTGCTTTTGGTTGAGGCAAACATGCACTGTGAAATGAGTGGCATTCGAGTTCCTCTTCGAAGATTAAAGCACCTGGAttgtaaagagaaagaaaaactaataaagaGAGCCAGGAAATTGTACGAGCAAAGTGTGAACTGGTGCTTCTCCCTGATTGCCCACTACAGAGAAAGGCTCAGGCGAGGTTCTTTTGCAGGCAGTTTCCTGGACTATTATGCTGCTGACATCAGTTACCCAATTAGGAAAGCCATCCAAGACAGGGATCTGGAGATTGATTTCCCAAAGGTGAATTATGCCGACCTGGAAGATTCTGAGGAGGAGACCTCCCTGGACGGGAAGAAGCCCTGCAAGAAAATTCTCCCTGACCGGATGAAGGCTGCTCGGGACCGAGCCAACCAGAAGCTAGTGGACTTCATCGTGAAAACAAAGGGGGCCGATCACCATCTTCTGGACATTGTCCAAGGCAGGAAACAGTCCAGGTGGCTGGTATCATTTAGGAATTCGAGCAGGTACGTGATCTGCGTTGAAACATACCTGGAGGACGAAGACCAGTTGGATGTGGTGGTAACACATTTACAAGAAATCTACAAACAAATAGACAAGAAAACGCTGAATCTGGTAAGGGATGACAAAGTGAGTTTTGTTCTGGAAGTTCTTCTGCCAGAAGCAATCATTTGTTCAATTGCTGCACTTGATGGATTAGATTAcaaggaggcagaaaaaaagtACCTACAGGGGCCACCTGTGCATTACCGGGAAAAAGAGCTATTTGATAAAAATAtcctaaagaaaataagaaagagataA